tgcagcctggcttGGTCTTTCCCACCTCCCTCGAATGGTTTTTCACTGCTggtcaagagaaaaaaaaaaaaaagaagagagacaTACCCCCAAAAGAGCAAAAGCGTGCTTGTTACTGACCCTCGCCTCGAAAGTGTCTGAAGAGGGATCAGCTCTGTTTGTTTGTACCCGGTAATGATGTCAGGAtaaagggttttgttttgttttgtttcctcccACACCTCGCCCCCCCCCCAAGCCTGTTTTTTATCCCCTTTGTTGGAAGTGCTTTTGGTGAGTCTCACACCCCGGTGCTGTTAGCAAAACAATTAGGTTAACAGTGCCCTGGCTCCAACTGTCTGTCAAAAGCTGAATTGCAATGCAAATGAACTCGGCTTGAGCTCTTCAAAGGCAGCTGGGTTCAGGAAGAGTCCCCAGAAACCTCCAGCAGAATTGAGGTCGAGGGATGGGGAGCGTGGGCTGGGTGGGATTTTGCAGACAGGACCCCAATGACTTTCGGACCAGGGATGAAGATGCTAAATCTATCACAGAAATGTGATAAACCATACAAATCCTGTCCATACTCCAAGGGGGggtatgagaagaaaaaggggcACAGAGGTTTTTGCAGGGCCTGTAGCAacaggagaaggggggagagggaTAAGGTAAAAGAAAGGGGATTCAGACTGAAGAATAGGAATAAAAATTTTAcactgagggtggtgagaccctggcccaggttgcccagagaggtgggagatgccccatccctgggaccattccaggtgaggttggatggggctctgagcaacctgacccaGCTGCAGCACCCCTGGTTCATTTGGGGACAGGTTTTCCAGGCTGACAGTGTCACAGGACAGGCTGTGGGTATcacttccccccctccccttgccCCCCTCCTTTCAAAGCATCATCTCCCCAACCCACACACAGTTTTATCAGCTCATTTCTGGATTTTCCATCTGGACTCATACATATGGTCTGTTCAAAAGAGGTAATTAGAAAACAGTTCTTTATCAGTTATTTAATATTTAGCAATTCTGTTGTTTTGGCGTTCTGTTCAGCTGCAGGGATCATAAGGACCAGCAAGCATTGATGTCACAGATACATCAACAGGCAACCAGAGATGCCTAGTCAAAGGCATGTACCCAACATCACTTAAAAAACACACAGCAGGgccagaaaaaaagccaacaacccTAAAACCCCACATTATAACCCCCTGAACCCCACCTCTATTCTCCATCCCTTCACAGCAGACACCTTTTTGCCACCCTGTTGGCAACAATAAACGAATTTCACCACCAGGGGAAAACCTCTAAGAGATGTCAACCTCGTCTGTGACAGCTTGGAAAGCTTGAAAAAACTTAATTTAATGCATAGATTAATGGGCATGTCCAGTTGTGTTTTTCACCAGCAGATACAAAAAGCAACtttgtttttccccccctctcgCTATCAATTTACCTCGCGCGTCACAGTGGAAAAGGGCTTGAGGTTCTCTAAGGAAACGAGGAAATCATTCTGGGTATTCACCAGGTCACTCCGGAGGCTGGTGAAcaagatattaaacaaaacaaaacaaaacagcggtctcaaatttcagttttccaggagGGACAAGCGACcactttaaaaacaagaggATTTTctcaccagcacagcagcagcagcagccgcagAATTTGATGGGCCAGCCCGCGGGCAACTCGTACTTGGGGCCAACAGCTATTTGGAGGTGAGTCCATCCCTTTCCTCAGACTCCAGTTTtgtgaagaaacaaaactgaactaAACAGCAAACccttaaatttttattttccatgctaGCGAGTAACACTCTTCCCctccttgattttatttttttttttttttttctttctttctcccatgTTATTTATCACAAGGCAAGATTTGGAGCGGATTTGGGTGACTCATGAATGAATATTATTAGTTATTCTCAGGAATACTTGATAAAACTGCCCCAGAATCTGCCTCCTAAACAAATTTAGATCCAAAACAGCGTGACAAATCCCTGGCCTGGGAGCAATCTCCTGCCTTGCAAGACCGGGCTGTAAAATTCTCCTCCTTTCACCAAAGGCAGGGACCCAGGAGGGACAACCCTGGGAATGTTTTTTGTGTCgttctccccccccctctccctttgctctgtgttttattGCTGGCCAAGCCACGCAGCCTCTTGGTGGCTCAGTTTCCCCATTCCTTGGCGGGGAGAACTTGGACTGGGGGATCTGTGGAGCATCCCGGGTGCCAGAAATCATTCCTGCTAGTAGGACCCGTCACAAGAATAGCGGTAGCGCTGCGTGCTCAtcattcctgcttctcctttttgGGAGAATTGGAGTATACTCAGCcactatgaaatatttttttcctttctttttggcGACAGGTGCTGTTAAAgtgcaaattattttcagaatgatTGCTTTTTCGTGCGCCCCAAATCAtctagatgtattttttttccaaattattattttttcgTATCACATAATATAAATTATTGAGGTTGGAATGGACCCTAAACATCCCCAGGTTCCACCCCTCTCCACTCCATGGGTGAATttatagaatcatcatagaagGATGATGGTTCAACACTTCAATAATCGCAcgcaggggtgctgggggtgcagggagggtgAGCAGCCCCAGCTAGACCCCCCTTTTCGAGGGGCAGAGGGGTGGTGGGGAAGGATGGGAGGATGGGCGTGTGGGGGGTGAGGAGAGTAAAAAGCTCCACAGCCTTCCAGCAACCCGAGCCGCCTCTTGCGCAAGGCGATTCGagataaatataataatttggttttttgtttttttttttttttcccggaGCGACACGGTGTCTAGACACCCACGTGacggggccggggccgggccgggccggggccgcGCTGCTGCGCACTGAGAGCCCGAGGtgaagaggagaggggggagaaccggggaaaggagggagggggggggggggggggggtttagAACCGGAGCCGGGGCGAGGAAGGGGAGAACCGGGCTGAGAGCGGCTGAGGGTGCAGGGACGGTGGTGCTGCCACCCGGCTCCCCCcgcagggaaagaaaaaaaaaaaattaaaaaaaataaataaaatctaaaaagaCGAAAGCGCTGGTGCAGGGAAGAGGGAGCGGCGTTGCGGCgagtggagggaagggaaaaaaaaaaaaaaaaattaaacccagcccaagaaaggaggaggaggggaaggaaggcaggaaggaggagagaggaggaggaggaggaggaaaaaaaaaccccagaaaagaaaaaaaccccagcgAGGCAGAcgcaggcagcagggagagggtcGCCGGCGGGCTGTCCCCGCACCCATGTAAGCGCGGAGGGGTGCGGAGAAGGTTGGGGGGGACGGGGGAGGCAGCGCGGTGATTTCCCCCCGGGGAAAGGAGGGGACGCAGCcctgcttgctttattttattctaattttgtgtgtatgtgtgtgtggttttgtttctttcttgttttttttttcctagcagccGGATCAAGACTCCTCGTGTGTGTCGTTGGATTAAAAACCTTGGGGaagaaggaggcaaaaaaaaaagaaaaggaaaggcaaaaaccACCCCAAGCCCCACAGCAGGACGACctgggctttaaaaaaaaaaaaaacaaaagaaaggataCAACACTCTGGATGCGCTTGTTCTTCTCTTTGTGACAGATGCTTAAAGCTATTCCGACGGCTAAACCTTAGGGTTGGTGTTTTggctttctttcatttcttcacatttttttcttaatgtttttcagCAGGCACCGCGTTTGAgctcgatttttttttttttccccctttttttttttttttttttttttcttttttttttcccccccttcttttgATTCTGCCCTGCGCCGCATCAAGCCCGGctctccccctcacccccccttgtacccccctcccttctccgcccccccctcccttctctctaCCCCTCCCCACcacacccccccctccctcctccccagcaccgGCGGGTTGATGGGAGCTGCGGCCCCCGGGAGGCCGAGGATCCCCCGCGGCTCCAGCCGCGCTCCGCACCCGCGCAGGGCGGCGCGGCGCCGGCCCGCTCAGCCCGCCTCCTCCACCGCGATGCGCCGCAGACTCTAGACAGCCTTTTcgttactattattattatttcatttttcattattatttttatttttttttctttttttcggGCAAAACCCCAGCGAGCagctttcccccctttttcttcccctccttccctccctccctccctgagatttttttttcctcttaatttctttttttttttttttttaatttttaatttttaatttttattttttttttttccttttctttttgcgGTTGGCAGCGGGCAGAGGCGCGGGCCCGCGTAGCCCCCCGCGGGAGGCGGCGGGACCCGCGGTCCCCAGCGCGGAGACTGGCGCATGCCACAGCCCGCCTCGGCCCCaccgccaccgccgccgccgccgccttcccccctccgccgccgccgccgccgccgccgcccgccgcccgccgctGCCCCCCGCCGCTGCCCCCCGCCACTGCCGCCGCCTCGTCTCGGCTCCCGGCCCCTTCATGCGCGGCGGACGACATCATGCCCGTTTTGTAGCCGGGGGCCTCTCCTCTCGTCCCGCATGTTCAGGACCAAACGCTCGGTGCTCGTTCGGCGGCTCTGGCGGAGCCGTGCGCCCGGCGGcgagcagcaggaggaggaggaggcggcggcggcagaACCCGGCCAAGCGACGACGGCGACCGAGGCCCGGGCTCATGTCTGCGGcggtggaggaggaggaggtggcggcggcggcggggggagcAGCAGCGGGTGCTGCCCGGGCAAAACGGGCCGCGGAGGACGGGGATCGGCGGGCGCGGAGGCGGAACTGAAGGCGCTGACCCACGCCGTACTGAAGCGGTTGAAGGAGCGGCAGCTGGAGGGGTTGCTGCACGCCGTGGAGTCCCGAGGTGGGGCGAGGACCCCTTGCTTGCTGTTGCCCGCCAAGGCCGATTCCCGGTTGGGTCAGCACTGGTACCCGTTACCGGTGTTGCTCTGTAAGGTGTTTCGCTGGCCCGACCTCCGGCACTGCTCCGAAGTCAAGCGGTTATGTTGCTGTGAATCCTACGGCAAAGCTCACCCCGAGCTCGTCTGCTGCAACCCGCACCACCTCAGCCGGCTCTGCGAGCTAGGTAAGGCTGCGGGGCcttggggagaggagagaggggtggtggtggggggtgAGCTTGcggggctggagcacctttgggggggggggagttgcGGGACTGAGGTGCTGGGGTTCGGGGTGGCTGCATCCCGCTCGCCTCCCTTCCCACTCAACTTTGATTTtccgaaaaaaaaaaaccccaaacccctaAGAACAAACCCCCCCAGCAACTTTCCGTTCTATTTCCATGTcgtttaatatttttttgatttAGGGGAGGGGGTGCCCCCCGcaccacaccccccccccccctcctccactccccctccttctccccgGCGCTGCCTCCCCGCCGTCCCCGCTCGGTGCCGGGGGATTAGGGGCCGGCCGGCCCCGGCGCTGCCGCGGCTCCGGCGAGCCAAGGAGGCCCCGATCAGACAGCCCGAGCGGCAGATAGCAGGGAGACTGGCGCCAGACGGCCCCTTTTGTTTATCTGACAGCTAAATATCAAGGCAATCACCGCCTCGCTGCCCTGCCTCCAACCCCCAGAGCTAAGACAAACAGTTTTGCTAAAAGAATGCCACTGTTATCATAAGTTcctatcttttttcttttttttttttttttttttcttcttccttttttttttttccctttctcatggctctgcctttattttctctgtacTTTTCTAATTTCAGAGTCTCCCCCTCCACCCTACTCCAGATATCCAATGGATTTTCTCAAACCAACTGGTAagtggactttttttttttttctctctaatctCAATGCAGgtttgttgttaatttttttttttttttttttaaaaaaagtcctTTGAAAACTATCACACTTTTTCAGAGGAGAAACTTTTGAGGCTGCTTGCGTGCCTCTGTGCCTTCTGGAAGAATGAACAGATCATTTATCTAAGGCACCAAGTAGGATTTTAAACCTCTGGCAAGGAACTTGAGGAGGGATTGTGATGCAGCACAGGCCTTTGCTGCTCCAGTCACTTGGACAGCCAGAAAAATCATGGGCTCTGGTTATCGATGGCAGTGGCTCCCTCATCCCCGGGTGCATTTTTAGGGATTAAAGCTGGGATCCAGCACAGCTTGGGTTAGCATCACCCTGCTGGCTGGGAANNNNNNNNNNNNNNNNNNNNNNNNNNNNNNNNNNNNNNNNNNNNNNNNNNNNNNNNNNNNNNNNNNNNNNNNNNNNNNNNNNNNNNNNNNNNNNNNNNNNGTACCCCTAAATGAACACTTCGTAGCACTTCttccctttccagggagaaattgttcccaagctccaatccAAACCTCCAGGTTaattcctcttgtcccatcccttgttccttgggagcagagaccATGATGCATAACCATGGGTGCAGAGCCACCATCCCAGTTTCATTCATGTGATGTTTAATATCTTAGTTGCTGCCCAAGGCACCTGTGAGCCCTTGCTTTGCAGTTTGTGTGCAAGCCCACTTGGTGAATggacctttttttcctgcaggatgATGTGGTGGATATGGGTTGGCATCTCCACACAACTCAAAGAGTGAGTCCTTGGAAAATAAATCGCTTTCTGCTGGTGGCACTTAGCTCTCAGTGCTCACTGGTGTCAAGATGGCCCAGTGGAGCTTAACTCAGACTGCAACCAGTAGCTCAGTTGGCTCTATGTGTGTGTCCTGGTCTGCCAGAGCTTCTGGAGGCAAAGTGGTGAAGAACTGGCTTAAAATGAATGGGTAAAAGCCACCAGGAGATGGGAACAGCAGGTGATTTGTCACTTGATGGTAGGAGGCAAGATGTTATGGTGGGGATAGATCTCTGGTGGCTgaagggaggagatggaggtgggCTGGGACAACCAGCTGGGATGGATCTGCTCCTGTGCTGTTCATATGTAGCCACAGGGACTCACATGGGGCCCTGAGCCTTTTGGGGTGTTGTGAAGAGAAAGACCTTATCCTAAGCAGCCTACACATGAGCTGTGTTCTGCTGGGGATGACAGCAAGGCCAGGACTGGGTCCAACCCCCCCAGTCCATGGTGGGAGAGGTCTGTCCCTTGTGACCTCAGTGTGTCACCAGGCTTTGGTAGGAGGAGGACATCCCTACTCAGGCTTTTGCCCCAAGGAATAAGAGGGACACCCCTGGGCCCTCCAGTGAGTCACTGAGTaatgtttttttgggggggttgctTAAAGATGAAATGAAACCAAACCTGAAATACGTGGGAGGCTCAGGTGGACTTCTGGTGGTTCACAGGGAAGTCACCACTGTGTCACGTTTACCAGCCAAGGTTCCTGTCACCAGCTCTGGTGGAAAACCCCAGGACAGTTCCTCTTCATCACGCTGATTGGACAAGTGTCATAAAATGCCAAATTACTCTTGGTGATACATATGACTATCCTTTtatgtttgggttgttttgtttggttttttttttttttaacagtctgGTTTCCGAAAGCCAAAGGTCTCTGATAGTCACATCTCCATCTGGCCATCAGCTGCACATCCTGAACCTTGTGACAATGTCATCAGATCAGAAATCCTGGGGGAAACCCTGGGGGAGTGGTGGAATTCAGTTCCACTTCCAGAAATGCAAGAGGCTGGGTGGAGGGAGAAGACCTAAACTTGCAGCTATCTTGGAGCAGGTCAAGCTGTGCCATGACTTCTCCTCCTTGAAGGACACCCAGGCTGTGCCCTCGTGTCTGTCTGGGGCAGTGCTCCTTTGGCAGacatttttctgagttttcagGAGATCAGGGAGCAAGGAGCAGAGCTCCAGCTTGGTTGTTCAGACCCCCTGTGCAAGGGGATGTTGGtgtctccagccctgcccttcccctggTGCCTAGTGCCATGGGCAAGCTacaaggagatggagctgttggagtgagtccagaggaggccctggagatgctgggagggctggagcagctctggagccaggctgagagagttggggttgttgaggctggagaagagaaggctgcagggagagcttagagcaccttccagtgcctgaaggggctccaggaaagctggggagggacttgggacaagggcagggagggatgggataaTTAGGAAGAGTTTCAAgctaaaagaggggagattgaggtgagatattaggaggaaattctttggtgtgaggctCAAAAGGATTCATAAATCCACCTGTACCCAAAGGTTCAAATCAAGCTCATatcccagcctggagaagaggaggctcccaggtgagctcagagcaaccttccaatatctgaaggggctccaagaaagctgggggagggcttttgACACGGGgtgggtagggagaggagaagggaaatgggttaaaacttggagagaaaggggagattgaggttggagatgaggaagaaattgttgaatgtgagggtgctgagcccctgtgccaggtttcccagagaagctgtggctgccccatccctggcagtgtctcaggtcaggttggatggggcttggagcaacctgggctggtgggaggtgtccctgaccatggaaagggcttgggaatggaggagctttgaggtcccttccaacccaaacccttctctGGTAGTTATGGTGGAGGATGGGAAGTCCTTGCTCTCTCCCACACCCATTTGATCTGGAACAAGAAGGGGTTTCCTTACTCCCCCCACCCACCAATCACTCACAGCTCAGTCCATAGGCACCACCAGGGGCTTCTGAGCTCCTTCAACCAAGAGGACCTGAGCCCTTTGGAGCCTCAGGTTGTTGGCAGATTCTCCAAGCTCTTGGCTCCATCACATTTAGTCTTGGATGTTTGGAGGCCAAGAGCTAAAGGAAGGAAAGATCGGGGCCTCTTGGGTGcttgagcagctctgggagttaaatctgggttttatttttgagtttttgtttcttgttttttttcattggtttcTGGCAAGGGGCAAAGTGTTGCCTTGGACAAGGAACTTAGCAGCATCCATCAGAGGATGATGTGGGTGCTGGTGCTTACCAGGATTACagcacacatggaaaaaaaaaagacacaactAAATGTCTTCCAAAATTGTCTGTTGCACACAAAGCAGCCTGGAAAGGAAGGAGTAGGCCAGCTCAGGGTCCCATCATTCACCTGGTGATGGGACATGGAGATATCACACTTACTGAAGCTTTTCAGCTCAGTTTAGAGCCAGCCTTGAGAGGGAAAATGGGTCAGAAAACAAGGTTTTGCCTCTCATCTACAAGCCAAGGCTAGAGTGAGAGCTtttgagaggagaaaaaccaTAAAATGAAGCTGTTAAGGAAAGTTTCAGGGTATGTGGTAGACCCTGGTGGAGATGACCAAAGAGCAACCACCCTCTTGATCTTACTGGGGCAGACAGGAGGGTGGTGGGCTGTGGGTGGGAAGGCCACTTGGCTGAGGTGGCCTCAGGAATTGAGGAAAAACATTGCTGCCAACGAAGCCAACCCCCTGGAGATGTTCCCAGAAGtatttgcttggtttttggttttttttttttgtctccatcCCTTTGGAAGCCCAAGGCCCTGTGGTTTGATTTTTTCCAACCCAACGCACCATGAGGAAGCTGGGTTGAATTTCATGCTTGGAgagttttttctgcttttagtaATTGATCAGGAGTCAGCAGTGGGATGGAAAGGCTTCATGCAGGCAGTGGTTGGTTGCTTGCAGGCTCCCCAGCCCATCTCCTGCTTCCGACCAGGTGATGAAGCCACACAAGGTTGGAGTGGGACCATTAAGGACTTGGAGCCTCCGTGACCATGCAAAGGGGGTGGCTTTCATCTTCCTGCCTGCAACATCTGGAGCCTGGGCTCATAAAACGTTCCTTGTTACTTTAACCTTTCAAGatctttttctttatgaagcttttgggtgtttttttttcatttttcaggacATGAGGCTGCAGGTGGTGGAGCACTAAGCCCATGCAGAACCATTGCTAATTGGAGGAATCCACAGACAGAGGAGGAACCTCTAATTGGGACCATCCTATGGAAATCTCCAATGGGAGAAGCTCTTGGGCTGGACTACTGGTGTTCTAGAAGGTATCCTAAACATTTTTGGGGACTTTTGAGGCCTTTTGCAGGGATGTATCATCCACTTTTTGCAACGTGACTCCAGGACTGGTTTTCATCCCAGTCAATCCTGATGCTCCTAACACAAAACCTTTCAGCTCTTGGAGGTCATGCTGAGTTCAGGAGGAAAATTTCTCACCTAgggcatattttttttttattgaaggaAAACAGATCTCCAGATAGGGACTTGCTTTGTTACAGGAAAACGATCTCCAGGTAGAGACCTGGCTCATTTCTTGGGAAGTTTCAGGAAGGTGGAGCTGGGGAGATTTTGGTGTTCAGAGCTCAGAAGCTTCACATAGATGCCCCTCCTTCCAGGGGAGATGGCCACTCCAACCTCAGCTGAACCAACAATGGGCACAGGATCATCATAAGGCAGGATTTGAGGAAAGTCTGAAGTGGTCCTGAGAGTAGAGATGGTCACCGTGAAGAGCAGGAACCCATGGAGATCT
The DNA window shown above is from Calypte anna isolate BGI_N300 chromosome Z, bCalAnn1_v1.p, whole genome shotgun sequence and carries:
- the LOC103530435 gene encoding mothers against decapentaplegic homolog 7, giving the protein MFRTKRSVLVRRLWRSRAPGGEQQEEEEAAAAEPGQATTATEARAHVCGGGGGGGGGGGGGSSSGCCPGKTGRGGRGSAGAEAELKALTHAVLKRLKERQLEGLLHAVESRGGARTPCLLLPAKADSRLGQHWYPLPVLLCKVFRWPDLRHCSEVKRLCCCESYGKAHPELVCCNPHHLSRLCELESPPPPYSRYPMDFLKPTDEMKPNLKYVGGSGGLLVVHREVTTVSRLPAKVPVTSSGGKPQDSSSSSR